The Lytechinus pictus isolate F3 Inbred chromosome 10, Lp3.0, whole genome shotgun sequence genome includes a window with the following:
- the LOC129269730 gene encoding uncharacterized protein LOC129269730, with the protein MDIIIAFSRQAMYCLVHHHHRCMRWKQLGSLVYTGRSPYQPQFHQCHHDAFNNDLNGIIQQEIKEGKHKERSDMNIGDNGLTLAKQNRSVESPSLIENQENTRKSVDDANSTRSTSDTSRVSSSMSSSSQDDSIKGKNSTNDISEKTVHDDESRRKEPPVAPDPETCCESGCVNCVWIKYAEEIKDYYPDHQERLKEILDLIEDYNVKMFVRMELGIKK; encoded by the exons ATGGATATAATAATTGCCTTTTCACGGCAG GCTATGTACTGTTtggttcatcatcatcatagatGTATGAGATGGAAACAGCTTGGATCACTTGTTTATACAGGTAGAAGTCCCTACCAACCTCAATTTCATCAGTGTCATCATGATGCTTTCAACAATGACTTAAATGGAATAATACAGCAAGAAATTAAAGAAGGCAAACATAAAGAGAGAAGTGATATGAATATTGGAGATAATGGACTCACACTTGCAAAACAGAATAGGAGTGTTGAATCACCGTCGTTAATTGAAAATCAGGAAAACACAAGGAAGTCTGTAGATGATGCTAATTCGACAAGATCAACCTCAGATACCTCTCGGGTCAGTAGTTCAATGTCAAGTAGTTCACAGGATGACAGTATCAAGGGGAAGAACTCAACAAATGACATTTCAGAGAAAACAGTTCATGATGATGAATCTAGAAGGAAAGAACCACCAGTAGCCCCAGATCCTGAGACATGCTGTGAAAGTGGTTGTGTAAACTGTGTCTGGATCAAGTATGCTGAAGAGATCAAAGACTACTATCCAGATCATCAAGAAAGATTAAAAGAAATTCTGGATTTGATTGAAGATTACAATGTCAAGATGTTTGTCAGGATGGAACTGGGCATCAAAAAGTAG